The proteins below are encoded in one region of Corvus hawaiiensis isolate bCorHaw1 chromosome 3, bCorHaw1.pri.cur, whole genome shotgun sequence:
- the BUB1 gene encoding mitotic checkpoint serine/threonine-protein kinase BUB1 isoform X6 — MDGPGRDYEVQIRNYRGPDPLEPWDRYLQWAEECLPLQEKQSRWPGLLEELVKVFVGDKRYHQDLRFVSYCVKLAEFISSPCQYFEYLHGQGIGAKTSDFYLAWAQLLLREGNVQGAGAVLQKGLLNQAQPRENLQQLHCSLQSYDPRNPPLQDAAVVKPLQTSHAANQMAPPKGVSSPNPCKNQGLDAAGSQSCAVGKEVNYVTYISKSEVVPKAPSGATGWEQVPMYDKNLLLCEGSELSFEELRAKRYFRKYELLRRQQELEEEKKDSMKKKESAVLELQALQQKLDQLTQLSRSLEETRLEPAAEPNQRLVPPPVRPSTSHVPGNWMAPAPGLDAPKSQALVLEQSQFQVPPATTPTPQPAKPLSDCTPAASPWEAPEEKDPAGARAELGELQKSLLHPPFSAAPAQERAHPDPALPRSTGELSPNKGSTGLTPAVHVKEASRAGNSSFASGNISQATPNTSLGGAMGTTTPFKVQPSPTVHTKEALGVLMDMFQTPFLPEPSALEDSEEQFEAFCRRREPGGCLKTNIVVPVTPAFAIFEDEEEKENSRIPQHKNKPEEPRTFGERPLTDCAAEEETGTTEFLRDDYTVWNGPCRNKALAPSPDNTRDFARAAQLMSTPFNYLAAPSRPPLEDRACEENLPQMDLEFSGELHRQPKAKKLRPVLEHIPEQRELHGNLLKQGTGIQGIAAAASQRLHEETAPSRTGYSSSLGVDRTCQERLCGAGQDRTARTGRPAVLVENPWDTELVGKFLSELPKPLHTYANYFEWKSPLPFIKLKAELSLGSSSFHMDCLVGEGAFAQVYQASILDASNPRNNQKVIFKVQKPANPWEFYIASQLLERLSPSVRHLYIHFYSAHFFSNGSILVGELHNYGTLLNAVNIYKKLPEKVMPQALVIYFAVKILHMVEELHSCKIIHGDIKPDNFILGERFLDNNTCDIDGLCHGLTLIDLGQSIDMKLFPEGTAFTARCETSGFQCVEMLTNKPWNYQTDYFGIAATVYCLLFGTYMRLKDDNGVWKPEGTFRRLANADLWKEFFESLLNIPSCHNLPSLGVLRQKLKDLFCRSYAKEIKFLRNRLVVLLIEHKRSRK, encoded by the exons ATGGACGGGCCCGGGCG GGATTACGAGGTTCAGATCCGGAATTACCGAGGGCCCGACCCTCTGGAGCCGTGGGACAG GTACCTGCAGTGGGCAGAGGAATGTCTCCCGCTCCAAGAGAAGCAGAGCCGCTGGCCCgggctcctggaggagctggtgaAGGTGTTCGTGGGCGACAAGAGGTACCACCAGGACCTGCGGTTTGTGAGCTACTGCGTCAAGCTG GCAGAGTTCATCTCTTCCCCTTGCCAGTACTTTGAGTACCTGCACGGGCAGGGAATTGGAGCCAAGACCTCGGATTTCTATCTGGCctgggctcagctgctcctgaggGAAGGCAAcgtgcagggagcaggagctgtgctccagAAAGGGCTCCTCAACCAGGCACAGCCCCGGGAgaacctgcagcagctccactg CTCCCTGCAGAGTTATGATCCTCGGAATCCTCCTTTGCAAG ATGCTGCTGTTGTAAAACCACTTCAGACTTCCCATGCTGCAAATCAAATGGCTCCCCCAAAAGGTGTTTCAAGTCCTAATCCCTGCAAAAATCAG GGTCTGGATGCTGCTGGTTCCCAGTCCTGTGCTGTTGGAAAAGAAGT gAACTACGTGACCTACATCTCCAAGTCCGAGGTTGTGCCGAAGGCGCCGTCGGGTGCCACGGGGTGGGAGCAGGTCCCGATGTACGACAAGAACCTGCTCCTGTGCGaaggctctgagctctccttcGAGGAGCTGAGGGCCAAGAGATACTTCAGGAAATATGAGCtcctcaggaggcagcaggaactGG aggaggagaagaaagactCCATGAAGAAAAAGGAGTCGGCAGTCCTGGAGCTCCAAGCCCTGCAGCAGAAGCTGGACCAGCTGACCCAGCTCTCCAGAAGCCTGGAGGAAACGAGACTGGAACCAGCAGCTGAGCCAAACCAGAGGCTG GTGCCCCCCCCTGTGAGGCCCAGCACATCCCACGTGCCAGGGAACTGGATGGcacctgctccagggctggatgcGCCCAAGTCCCAAGCTCTGGTGCTGGAGCAGTCCCAGTTCCAGGTGCCACCAGCCACCACTCCCACCCCGCAGCCAGCAAAGCCTCTCAGTGACTGCACTCCAGCTGCCTCCCCCTGGGAAGCACCAGAGGAGAAGGACCCAGCTGGAGCTCGGGCAGAGCTTGGAGAGCTCCAGAAGAGTTTGCTGCACCCTCCCTTCagcgctgctccagctcaggaACGGGCTCATCCCGACCCAGCTCTGCCTCGGAGCACGGGAGAACT GTCCCCTAACAAGGGATCCACTGGATTAACTCCTGCTGTGCATGTGAAGGAAG cctccagAGCTGGGAATTCCTCCTTTGCCTCTGGAAATATTTCCCAAGCCACCCCCAACACCTCACTGGGAGGAGCAATGGGCACAACAACGCCCTTCAAGGTGCAGCCGTCGCCCACGGTCCACACGAAAGAAGCCTTGG gTGTTCTCATGGATATGTTCCAAACACCATTCTTGCCTGAGCCATCTGCCCTGGAAGACAGCGAGGAACAATTTGAAGCCTTTTGCAGAAGAAGAG AGCCTGGTGGATGTTTGAAAACCAACATCGTTGTCCCTGTCACTCCTGCATTTGCCATCtttgaggatgaggaggagaaggagaacagCAG GATCCCACAGCACAAGAACAAACCAGAAGAGCCCAGAACTTTTGGAGAACGTCCCTTGACCGACTGTGCAGCAGAA GAAGAAACGGGAACCACGGAATTCCTGCGGGATGATTACACGGTGTGGAATGGCCCCTGCAGAAACAAAGCCCTGGCTCCCAGTCCAGACAACACCAGGGACTTTGCCCGAGCTGCCCAGCTCATGTCCACACCCTTTAATTACCTGGCAGCTCCTTCGAGGCCCCCTTTGGAGGACAGAG CCTGTGAGGAAAATTTGCCTCAAATGGATTTGGAGTTCTCTGGAGAACTACACAGGCAGCCAAAGGCCAAGAAGTTAAG GCCTGTTCTTGAACACATCCCTGAACAGAGAGAGCTTCATGGAAACCTTCTGAAACAAGGGACTGGAATCCAGGGAattgctgcagctgcttcccaaCGACTGCATGAGGAGACAGCTCCAAGCAGAACTGGATATTCCTCCTCCCTTGGAGTGGATAGAACTTGCCAGGAGAGGCTGTGtggagctgggcaggacagGACAGCCCGGACTGGGAGACCTGCAG TCCTTGTTGAGAACCCTTGGGACACAGAATTGGTTGGCAAGTTCTTGTCGGAGCTTCCGAAACCGCTCCACACCTACGCCAACTACTTTGAGTGGAAATCTCCTCTTCCATTCATCAAACTGAAGGCTGAACTCTCACTGG GCTCCAGCTCATTCCACATGGATTGCTTGGTCGGAGAGGGAGCTTTTGCCCAAGTCTATCAAGCTTCCATCCTGGATGCCAGCAACCCTCGGAACAATCAGAAAGTGATATTCAAG GTCCAGAAACCTGCCAACCCTTGGGAGTTCTACATTGCCagccagctgctggagaggctgaGCCCCAGCGTGCGCCACCTCTACATCCACTTCTATTCCGCCCATTTCTTCTCCAACGGCAGCATTTTGGTGGGGGAGCTCCACAACTACGGAACGCTGCTC AATGCCGTCAACATTTACAAGAAGCTCCCGGAGAAGGTGATGCCCCAAGCCCTCGTCATCTACTTTGCTGTCAAAATCCTTCACATGGTGgaggagctgcacagctgcaAAATCATCCACGGGGACATCAAACCTGACAACTTCATCCTGGGAGAAAG GTTCCTGGACAACAACACGTGTGACATTGATGGGCTCTGCCATGGCCTGACCCTCATTGACCTGGGCCAGAGCATCGACATGAAGCTCTTCCCTGAGGGAACAGCCTTCACTGCCAGGTGTGAAACGTCTGGATTCCAGTGCGTGGAAATGCTGACAAACAAACCATGGAACTACCAG ACAGACTACTTTGGGATCGCAGCCACCGTGTACTGCCTGCTCTTCGGGACCTACATGCGCCTCAAGGACGATAATGGGGTCTGGAAGCCTGAGGGAACCTTCAGGAG GCTTGCCAATGCTGACCTGTGGAAAGAGTTCTTTGAGAGCttgctgaacattcccagctgccACAACCTGCCTTCCCTCGGAGTCCTGCGCCAGAAGCTCAAGGATTTATTTTGCAGGTCCTACGCGAAGGAAATCAAGTTCCTTCGGAACAGACTCGTCGTGCTGCTCATCGAGCACAAACGCTCGCGGAAATAA
- the BUB1 gene encoding mitotic checkpoint serine/threonine-protein kinase BUB1 isoform X5 produces MPRPWGRQSLRPPRALPTVSDPGLTRSLPCRDYEVQIRNYRGPDPLEPWDRYLQWAEECLPLQEKQSRWPGLLEELVKVFVGDKRYHQDLRFVSYCVKLAEFISSPCQYFEYLHGQGIGAKTSDFYLAWAQLLLREGNVQGAGAVLQKGLLNQAQPRENLQQLHCSLQSYDPRNPPLQDAAVVKPLQTSHAANQMAPPKGVSSPNPCKNQGLDAAGSQSCAVGKEVNYVTYISKSEVVPKAPSGATGWEQVPMYDKNLLLCEGSELSFEELRAKRYFRKYELLRRQQELEEEKKDSMKKKESAVLELQALQQKLDQLTQLSRSLEETRLEPAAEPNQRLVPPPVRPSTSHVPGNWMAPAPGLDAPKSQALVLEQSQFQVPPATTPTPQPAKPLSDCTPAASPWEAPEEKDPAGARAELGELQKSLLHPPFSAAPAQERAHPDPALPRSTGELSPNKGSTGLTPAVHVKEASRAGNSSFASGNISQATPNTSLGGAMGTTTPFKVQPSPTVHTKEALGVLMDMFQTPFLPEPSALEDSEEQFEAFCRRREPGGCLKTNIVVPVTPAFAIFEDEEEKENSRIPQHKNKPEEPRTFGERPLTDCAAEEETGTTEFLRDDYTVWNGPCRNKALAPSPDNTRDFARAAQLMSTPFNYLAAPSRPPLEDRACEENLPQMDLEFSGELHRQPKAKKLRPVLEHIPEQRELHGNLLKQGTGIQGIAAAASQRLHEETAPSRTGYSSSLGVDRTCQERLCGAGQDRTARTGRPAVLVENPWDTELVGKFLSELPKPLHTYANYFEWKSPLPFIKLKAELSLGSSSFHMDCLVGEGAFAQVYQASILDASNPRNNQKVIFKVQKPANPWEFYIASQLLERLSPSVRHLYIHFYSAHFFSNGSILVGELHNYGTLLNAVNIYKKLPEKVMPQALVIYFAVKILHMVEELHSCKIIHGDIKPDNFILGERFLDNNTCDIDGLCHGLTLIDLGQSIDMKLFPEGTAFTARCETSGFQCVEMLTNKPWNYQTDYFGIAATVYCLLFGTYMRLKDDNGVWKPEGTFRRLANADLWKEFFESLLNIPSCHNLPSLGVLRQKLKDLFCRSYAKEIKFLRNRLVVLLIEHKRSRK; encoded by the exons ATGCCGCGGCCGTGGGGGCGGCAGAGCCTCCGCCCGCCCCGTGCGCTTCCCACCGTCTCCGATCCCGGCCTGACCCGGTCTCTTCCCTGCAGGGATTACGAGGTTCAGATCCGGAATTACCGAGGGCCCGACCCTCTGGAGCCGTGGGACAG GTACCTGCAGTGGGCAGAGGAATGTCTCCCGCTCCAAGAGAAGCAGAGCCGCTGGCCCgggctcctggaggagctggtgaAGGTGTTCGTGGGCGACAAGAGGTACCACCAGGACCTGCGGTTTGTGAGCTACTGCGTCAAGCTG GCAGAGTTCATCTCTTCCCCTTGCCAGTACTTTGAGTACCTGCACGGGCAGGGAATTGGAGCCAAGACCTCGGATTTCTATCTGGCctgggctcagctgctcctgaggGAAGGCAAcgtgcagggagcaggagctgtgctccagAAAGGGCTCCTCAACCAGGCACAGCCCCGGGAgaacctgcagcagctccactg CTCCCTGCAGAGTTATGATCCTCGGAATCCTCCTTTGCAAG ATGCTGCTGTTGTAAAACCACTTCAGACTTCCCATGCTGCAAATCAAATGGCTCCCCCAAAAGGTGTTTCAAGTCCTAATCCCTGCAAAAATCAG GGTCTGGATGCTGCTGGTTCCCAGTCCTGTGCTGTTGGAAAAGAAGT gAACTACGTGACCTACATCTCCAAGTCCGAGGTTGTGCCGAAGGCGCCGTCGGGTGCCACGGGGTGGGAGCAGGTCCCGATGTACGACAAGAACCTGCTCCTGTGCGaaggctctgagctctccttcGAGGAGCTGAGGGCCAAGAGATACTTCAGGAAATATGAGCtcctcaggaggcagcaggaactGG aggaggagaagaaagactCCATGAAGAAAAAGGAGTCGGCAGTCCTGGAGCTCCAAGCCCTGCAGCAGAAGCTGGACCAGCTGACCCAGCTCTCCAGAAGCCTGGAGGAAACGAGACTGGAACCAGCAGCTGAGCCAAACCAGAGGCTG GTGCCCCCCCCTGTGAGGCCCAGCACATCCCACGTGCCAGGGAACTGGATGGcacctgctccagggctggatgcGCCCAAGTCCCAAGCTCTGGTGCTGGAGCAGTCCCAGTTCCAGGTGCCACCAGCCACCACTCCCACCCCGCAGCCAGCAAAGCCTCTCAGTGACTGCACTCCAGCTGCCTCCCCCTGGGAAGCACCAGAGGAGAAGGACCCAGCTGGAGCTCGGGCAGAGCTTGGAGAGCTCCAGAAGAGTTTGCTGCACCCTCCCTTCagcgctgctccagctcaggaACGGGCTCATCCCGACCCAGCTCTGCCTCGGAGCACGGGAGAACT GTCCCCTAACAAGGGATCCACTGGATTAACTCCTGCTGTGCATGTGAAGGAAG cctccagAGCTGGGAATTCCTCCTTTGCCTCTGGAAATATTTCCCAAGCCACCCCCAACACCTCACTGGGAGGAGCAATGGGCACAACAACGCCCTTCAAGGTGCAGCCGTCGCCCACGGTCCACACGAAAGAAGCCTTGG gTGTTCTCATGGATATGTTCCAAACACCATTCTTGCCTGAGCCATCTGCCCTGGAAGACAGCGAGGAACAATTTGAAGCCTTTTGCAGAAGAAGAG AGCCTGGTGGATGTTTGAAAACCAACATCGTTGTCCCTGTCACTCCTGCATTTGCCATCtttgaggatgaggaggagaaggagaacagCAG GATCCCACAGCACAAGAACAAACCAGAAGAGCCCAGAACTTTTGGAGAACGTCCCTTGACCGACTGTGCAGCAGAA GAAGAAACGGGAACCACGGAATTCCTGCGGGATGATTACACGGTGTGGAATGGCCCCTGCAGAAACAAAGCCCTGGCTCCCAGTCCAGACAACACCAGGGACTTTGCCCGAGCTGCCCAGCTCATGTCCACACCCTTTAATTACCTGGCAGCTCCTTCGAGGCCCCCTTTGGAGGACAGAG CCTGTGAGGAAAATTTGCCTCAAATGGATTTGGAGTTCTCTGGAGAACTACACAGGCAGCCAAAGGCCAAGAAGTTAAG GCCTGTTCTTGAACACATCCCTGAACAGAGAGAGCTTCATGGAAACCTTCTGAAACAAGGGACTGGAATCCAGGGAattgctgcagctgcttcccaaCGACTGCATGAGGAGACAGCTCCAAGCAGAACTGGATATTCCTCCTCCCTTGGAGTGGATAGAACTTGCCAGGAGAGGCTGTGtggagctgggcaggacagGACAGCCCGGACTGGGAGACCTGCAG TCCTTGTTGAGAACCCTTGGGACACAGAATTGGTTGGCAAGTTCTTGTCGGAGCTTCCGAAACCGCTCCACACCTACGCCAACTACTTTGAGTGGAAATCTCCTCTTCCATTCATCAAACTGAAGGCTGAACTCTCACTGG GCTCCAGCTCATTCCACATGGATTGCTTGGTCGGAGAGGGAGCTTTTGCCCAAGTCTATCAAGCTTCCATCCTGGATGCCAGCAACCCTCGGAACAATCAGAAAGTGATATTCAAG GTCCAGAAACCTGCCAACCCTTGGGAGTTCTACATTGCCagccagctgctggagaggctgaGCCCCAGCGTGCGCCACCTCTACATCCACTTCTATTCCGCCCATTTCTTCTCCAACGGCAGCATTTTGGTGGGGGAGCTCCACAACTACGGAACGCTGCTC AATGCCGTCAACATTTACAAGAAGCTCCCGGAGAAGGTGATGCCCCAAGCCCTCGTCATCTACTTTGCTGTCAAAATCCTTCACATGGTGgaggagctgcacagctgcaAAATCATCCACGGGGACATCAAACCTGACAACTTCATCCTGGGAGAAAG GTTCCTGGACAACAACACGTGTGACATTGATGGGCTCTGCCATGGCCTGACCCTCATTGACCTGGGCCAGAGCATCGACATGAAGCTCTTCCCTGAGGGAACAGCCTTCACTGCCAGGTGTGAAACGTCTGGATTCCAGTGCGTGGAAATGCTGACAAACAAACCATGGAACTACCAG ACAGACTACTTTGGGATCGCAGCCACCGTGTACTGCCTGCTCTTCGGGACCTACATGCGCCTCAAGGACGATAATGGGGTCTGGAAGCCTGAGGGAACCTTCAGGAG GCTTGCCAATGCTGACCTGTGGAAAGAGTTCTTTGAGAGCttgctgaacattcccagctgccACAACCTGCCTTCCCTCGGAGTCCTGCGCCAGAAGCTCAAGGATTTATTTTGCAGGTCCTACGCGAAGGAAATCAAGTTCCTTCGGAACAGACTCGTCGTGCTGCTCATCGAGCACAAACGCTCGCGGAAATAA
- the BUB1 gene encoding mitotic checkpoint serine/threonine-protein kinase BUB1 isoform X4 → MDGPGRYLQWAEECLPLQEKQSRWPGLLEELLKRWATRGTMNGRQAAQDCSQTSSPGSVSWYLQWAEECLPLQEKQSRWPGLLEELVKVFVGDKRYHQDLRFVSYCVKLAEFISSPCQYFEYLHGQGIGAKTSDFYLAWAQLLLREGNVQGAGAVLQKGLLNQAQPRENLQQLHCSLQSYDPRNPPLQDAAVVKPLQTSHAANQMAPPKGVSSPNPCKNQGLDAAGSQSCAVGKEVNYVTYISKSEVVPKAPSGATGWEQVPMYDKNLLLCEGSELSFEELRAKRYFRKYELLRRQQELEEEKKDSMKKKESAVLELQALQQKLDQLTQLSRSLEETRLEPAAEPNQRLVPPPVRPSTSHVPGNWMAPAPGLDAPKSQALVLEQSQFQVPPATTPTPQPAKPLSDCTPAASPWEAPEEKDPAGARAELGELQKSLLHPPFSAAPAQERAHPDPALPRSTGELSPNKGSTGLTPAVHVKEASRAGNSSFASGNISQATPNTSLGGAMGTTTPFKVQPSPTVHTKEALGVLMDMFQTPFLPEPSALEDSEEQFEAFCRRREPGGCLKTNIVVPVTPAFAIFEDEEEKENSRIPQHKNKPEEPRTFGERPLTDCAAEEETGTTEFLRDDYTVWNGPCRNKALAPSPDNTRDFARAAQLMSTPFNYLAAPSRPPLEDRACEENLPQMDLEFSGELHRQPKAKKLRPVLEHIPEQRELHGNLLKQGTGIQGIAAAASQRLHEETAPSRTGYSSSLGVDRTCQERLCGAGQDRTARTGRPAVLVENPWDTELVGKFLSELPKPLHTYANYFEWKSPLPFIKLKAELSLGSSSFHMDCLVGEGAFAQVYQASILDASNPRNNQKVIFKVQKPANPWEFYIASQLLERLSPSVRHLYIHFYSAHFFSNGSILVGELHNYGTLLNAVNIYKKLPEKVMPQALVIYFAVKILHMVEELHSCKIIHGDIKPDNFILGERFLDNNTCDIDGLCHGLTLIDLGQSIDMKLFPEGTAFTARCETSGFQCVEMLTNKPWNYQTDYFGIAATVYCLLFGTYMRLKDDNGVWKPEGTFRRLANADLWKEFFESLLNIPSCHNLPSLGVLRQKLKDLFCRSYAKEIKFLRNRLVVLLIEHKRSRK, encoded by the exons GTACCTGCAGTGGGCAGAGGAATGTCTCCCGCTCCAAGAGAAGCAGAGCCGCTGGCCCgggctcctggaggagctggtgaAGGTGTTCGTGGGCGACAAGAGGTACCACCAGGACCTGCGGTTTGTGAGCTACTGCGTCAAGCTG GCAGAGTTCATCTCTTCCCCTTGCCAGTACTTTGAGTACCTGCACGGGCAGGGAATTGGAGCCAAGACCTCGGATTTCTATCTGGCctgggctcagctgctcctgaggGAAGGCAAcgtgcagggagcaggagctgtgctccagAAAGGGCTCCTCAACCAGGCACAGCCCCGGGAgaacctgcagcagctccactg CTCCCTGCAGAGTTATGATCCTCGGAATCCTCCTTTGCAAG ATGCTGCTGTTGTAAAACCACTTCAGACTTCCCATGCTGCAAATCAAATGGCTCCCCCAAAAGGTGTTTCAAGTCCTAATCCCTGCAAAAATCAG GGTCTGGATGCTGCTGGTTCCCAGTCCTGTGCTGTTGGAAAAGAAGT gAACTACGTGACCTACATCTCCAAGTCCGAGGTTGTGCCGAAGGCGCCGTCGGGTGCCACGGGGTGGGAGCAGGTCCCGATGTACGACAAGAACCTGCTCCTGTGCGaaggctctgagctctccttcGAGGAGCTGAGGGCCAAGAGATACTTCAGGAAATATGAGCtcctcaggaggcagcaggaactGG aggaggagaagaaagactCCATGAAGAAAAAGGAGTCGGCAGTCCTGGAGCTCCAAGCCCTGCAGCAGAAGCTGGACCAGCTGACCCAGCTCTCCAGAAGCCTGGAGGAAACGAGACTGGAACCAGCAGCTGAGCCAAACCAGAGGCTG GTGCCCCCCCCTGTGAGGCCCAGCACATCCCACGTGCCAGGGAACTGGATGGcacctgctccagggctggatgcGCCCAAGTCCCAAGCTCTGGTGCTGGAGCAGTCCCAGTTCCAGGTGCCACCAGCCACCACTCCCACCCCGCAGCCAGCAAAGCCTCTCAGTGACTGCACTCCAGCTGCCTCCCCCTGGGAAGCACCAGAGGAGAAGGACCCAGCTGGAGCTCGGGCAGAGCTTGGAGAGCTCCAGAAGAGTTTGCTGCACCCTCCCTTCagcgctgctccagctcaggaACGGGCTCATCCCGACCCAGCTCTGCCTCGGAGCACGGGAGAACT GTCCCCTAACAAGGGATCCACTGGATTAACTCCTGCTGTGCATGTGAAGGAAG cctccagAGCTGGGAATTCCTCCTTTGCCTCTGGAAATATTTCCCAAGCCACCCCCAACACCTCACTGGGAGGAGCAATGGGCACAACAACGCCCTTCAAGGTGCAGCCGTCGCCCACGGTCCACACGAAAGAAGCCTTGG gTGTTCTCATGGATATGTTCCAAACACCATTCTTGCCTGAGCCATCTGCCCTGGAAGACAGCGAGGAACAATTTGAAGCCTTTTGCAGAAGAAGAG AGCCTGGTGGATGTTTGAAAACCAACATCGTTGTCCCTGTCACTCCTGCATTTGCCATCtttgaggatgaggaggagaaggagaacagCAG GATCCCACAGCACAAGAACAAACCAGAAGAGCCCAGAACTTTTGGAGAACGTCCCTTGACCGACTGTGCAGCAGAA GAAGAAACGGGAACCACGGAATTCCTGCGGGATGATTACACGGTGTGGAATGGCCCCTGCAGAAACAAAGCCCTGGCTCCCAGTCCAGACAACACCAGGGACTTTGCCCGAGCTGCCCAGCTCATGTCCACACCCTTTAATTACCTGGCAGCTCCTTCGAGGCCCCCTTTGGAGGACAGAG CCTGTGAGGAAAATTTGCCTCAAATGGATTTGGAGTTCTCTGGAGAACTACACAGGCAGCCAAAGGCCAAGAAGTTAAG GCCTGTTCTTGAACACATCCCTGAACAGAGAGAGCTTCATGGAAACCTTCTGAAACAAGGGACTGGAATCCAGGGAattgctgcagctgcttcccaaCGACTGCATGAGGAGACAGCTCCAAGCAGAACTGGATATTCCTCCTCCCTTGGAGTGGATAGAACTTGCCAGGAGAGGCTGTGtggagctgggcaggacagGACAGCCCGGACTGGGAGACCTGCAG TCCTTGTTGAGAACCCTTGGGACACAGAATTGGTTGGCAAGTTCTTGTCGGAGCTTCCGAAACCGCTCCACACCTACGCCAACTACTTTGAGTGGAAATCTCCTCTTCCATTCATCAAACTGAAGGCTGAACTCTCACTGG GCTCCAGCTCATTCCACATGGATTGCTTGGTCGGAGAGGGAGCTTTTGCCCAAGTCTATCAAGCTTCCATCCTGGATGCCAGCAACCCTCGGAACAATCAGAAAGTGATATTCAAG GTCCAGAAACCTGCCAACCCTTGGGAGTTCTACATTGCCagccagctgctggagaggctgaGCCCCAGCGTGCGCCACCTCTACATCCACTTCTATTCCGCCCATTTCTTCTCCAACGGCAGCATTTTGGTGGGGGAGCTCCACAACTACGGAACGCTGCTC AATGCCGTCAACATTTACAAGAAGCTCCCGGAGAAGGTGATGCCCCAAGCCCTCGTCATCTACTTTGCTGTCAAAATCCTTCACATGGTGgaggagctgcacagctgcaAAATCATCCACGGGGACATCAAACCTGACAACTTCATCCTGGGAGAAAG GTTCCTGGACAACAACACGTGTGACATTGATGGGCTCTGCCATGGCCTGACCCTCATTGACCTGGGCCAGAGCATCGACATGAAGCTCTTCCCTGAGGGAACAGCCTTCACTGCCAGGTGTGAAACGTCTGGATTCCAGTGCGTGGAAATGCTGACAAACAAACCATGGAACTACCAG ACAGACTACTTTGGGATCGCAGCCACCGTGTACTGCCTGCTCTTCGGGACCTACATGCGCCTCAAGGACGATAATGGGGTCTGGAAGCCTGAGGGAACCTTCAGGAG GCTTGCCAATGCTGACCTGTGGAAAGAGTTCTTTGAGAGCttgctgaacattcccagctgccACAACCTGCCTTCCCTCGGAGTCCTGCGCCAGAAGCTCAAGGATTTATTTTGCAGGTCCTACGCGAAGGAAATCAAGTTCCTTCGGAACAGACTCGTCGTGCTGCTCATCGAGCACAAACGCTCGCGGAAATAA